A stretch of the Myxococcales bacterium genome encodes the following:
- a CDS encoding GNAT family N-acetyltransferase, giving the protein MLAPSDDLVALLVPRVATPRLLLRGFRKGDLDVLAASFGDPESAQFVGGVVDRRGAWRLLAIGVGLWTLTGTGWWAVEEVATGELVGTVGAFVRETPSEWIELGWTVVRSRWGQGIASEAARAAASFAFERHAIPRVVAHIDARNTASVRVSEHLGMQYEGEVDLYDQPTGRYSLARSAHGA; this is encoded by the coding sequence ATGCTCGCCCCCTCCGACGACCTCGTCGCCCTCCTCGTCCCGCGGGTGGCCACCCCGCGCCTGCTGCTACGAGGCTTTCGGAAAGGCGACCTCGACGTGCTCGCCGCGAGCTTCGGCGATCCCGAGTCGGCGCAGTTCGTCGGCGGCGTGGTCGATCGGCGCGGCGCGTGGCGCCTACTCGCGATCGGCGTGGGGCTCTGGACCCTGACGGGCACCGGCTGGTGGGCGGTCGAGGAGGTCGCGACGGGCGAGCTCGTGGGCACCGTCGGCGCGTTCGTCCGTGAGACGCCCTCCGAGTGGATAGAGCTCGGCTGGACGGTCGTGCGGAGCCGCTGGGGCCAAGGCATCGCCAGCGAGGCGGCGCGGGCCGCCGCTTCGTTCGCGTTCGAGCGGCACGCGATACCCCGGGTGGTTGCCCACATCGACGCACGCAACACCGCGTCGGTGCGGGTGAGCGAGCACCTCGGAATGCAATACGAGGGCGAGGTCGACCTCTACGACCAGCCGACGGGCCGGTACTCGCTCGCGCGCAGCGCGCACGGCGCCTGA
- a CDS encoding kinase/pyrophosphorylase has product MDAKRIDVLSDSTGETAEKVVRAAMLQFPHSGAQIRIHTRIRTPDAARPILERAAQEGALVVFTVVSPELREFIHAASYELRVEALDLIGSLIGKLQVYLDRQPINTPRGMLPLSDEYFRRIEAVEFTVKSDDGKEPRNFKKADLVLVGVSRTSKTPLSTLLAQKGLKVANLPLVLGVEPPPELDESKQDRIVGLTIGLEPLVEIRKARLRQLGMSVDASYGLKEQVKEELEYAQKVFAKHPSWPVVDVTGRAIEETAVIILEALNDPNRSARNQLV; this is encoded by the coding sequence TTGGACGCGAAGCGCATCGACGTGCTCTCGGACTCGACGGGCGAGACGGCCGAAAAGGTCGTCCGGGCCGCGATGCTCCAGTTTCCCCACTCCGGAGCGCAGATCCGCATCCACACGCGAATCCGCACCCCCGACGCGGCCCGACCCATCCTGGAGCGGGCCGCCCAAGAGGGCGCGCTCGTGGTCTTCACGGTCGTGAGCCCTGAGCTCCGCGAGTTCATCCACGCGGCGAGCTACGAGCTGCGCGTCGAGGCGCTCGACCTCATCGGCTCGCTCATCGGCAAGCTCCAAGTTTACCTCGATCGTCAGCCGATCAACACGCCGCGCGGAATGCTCCCGCTCTCCGACGAGTACTTCCGCCGCATCGAGGCGGTCGAGTTCACCGTGAAGAGCGACGACGGCAAGGAGCCCCGCAACTTCAAGAAGGCCGATCTCGTGCTCGTCGGCGTGAGCCGCACCTCGAAGACGCCGCTCTCCACGCTGCTGGCGCAGAAGGGCCTCAAGGTCGCGAACCTCCCGCTGGTCCTCGGCGTCGAACCCCCGCCCGAGCTCGACGAGAGCAAGCAGGACCGCATCGTCGGCCTCACGATCGGGCTCGAGCCGCTCGTCGAGATCCGCAAGGCCCGCCTGCGGCAGCTCGGGATGAGCGTCGACGCGAGCTATGGCCTGAAAGAGCAGGTCAAAGAAGAGCTCGAGTACGCCCAGAAGGTGTTCGCGAAGCACCCCTCGTGGCCGGTCGTCGACGTCACGGGGCGCGCCATCGAAGAGACCGCGGTCATCATCCTCGAGGCCCTCAACGACCCGAACCGCTCGGCGCGAAACCAGCTCGTGTAG
- a CDS encoding CPXCG motif-containing cysteine-rich protein: MDKKPPSSRRNRARNAALWPSTLTASCPFCGETTEVSVDVSGGQRQSYVEDCIVCCRPSVVHLDTNERGDPSLWLERADG, from the coding sequence ATGGACAAGAAGCCGCCCTCCTCCCGACGAAACCGCGCGCGCAACGCGGCGCTGTGGCCGAGCACGCTGACCGCGTCGTGCCCCTTCTGCGGCGAGACCACCGAGGTGTCGGTGGACGTCTCGGGGGGACAGCGACAGAGCTACGTGGAGGACTGCATCGTGTGCTGCCGGCCCTCGGTGGTGCACCTCGACACGAACGAGCGGGGCGACCCGTCCCTATGGCTCGAGCGAGCCGACGGGTGA
- a CDS encoding DUF11 domain-containing protein, whose translation MKFGTRGRTRHLAGLCCALSLAGLGLAATPAEAAPRLRRQFNLHGDFVMIGNTLGQECRTGAQAAPAPVVGTVGACGTNTTDSAYDVFWRADEPAAGQALASTAITLANARSTAVLGTGARVGAQLPAGANVVHAQLYWAATLVAGPPRPTVTLERPGAFVATVTAQDSLTVAAGGNVYYQNTANVTSVVRQFGTGAYRVAGFDSQPVVDQTINDAFAAWTLVVVYDRPADPVRNVTLFDGLDFVELGGSAQVNISGFLVPTMGFDAKLGVVAYEGDDGGLGDSLAFKARSAPLPTLLGNALNPTTNFFNGTRSVFGLPVSLAGDLPQQTGTARSMSGYDLDIVDITSLVRAGDDAATITATSTNDKYAIGALVTSVSTLAPDLTTSVKTARPILARPGGAIFVGDTIEFTLSVTNSGNDDAVGVVLTDVVPAGFTYVPGSSEVVSGPNLGVKTDRKDLDSIDFDDATRTLTAYLGVGADGTRGGTLAAGAETRIRFRATIGAGAGGTILVNQGSVSAAGGRGSPRDTWATDSGDGGFPEPTPVPVDTCAVDADCPGTRCGRVHPYACEVCNGELGSGASQACIDATRPACNTAGPATGKCTECTQVNVTRCNTPAAPTCNTVAGTCAGCLVDYGAGASRACPTPALPVCLVGGADAGRCVECASYTQCPGAKPVCAGNACATCTVDFGAVGARPCPTTNQPYCTAAGACAKCTSNADCVGRPGGICNLTTGACGAVCTTDADCTSAEWCAAGTCTPKTPNDQPLPNVAPISGDCTPQNGRRACVSAACFEPDDRCGLPNGELCGPPAADAVCRSAVCFQPDQRCGLPKGEPCTKAVVCRSAICAADGRCGECKSDADCGAETSGRVCDDGTSLCRAGCRGRGGNRCAGALICTSTTEAIGSCGEAPRDAGPPDAADAAPAPVDAAPPPAPSAPPPRATPEPEPDGVALEGGGCTCDTSHASTSSAGALASLALGVMLLASRRKRS comes from the coding sequence ATGAAGTTCGGAACGCGCGGGCGAACGCGCCACCTCGCCGGTCTCTGCTGCGCGCTGTCGCTGGCCGGGCTCGGCCTCGCTGCGACCCCCGCCGAGGCCGCGCCACGGCTGCGCCGGCAGTTCAACCTGCACGGCGACTTCGTGATGATCGGCAACACCCTAGGCCAGGAGTGCCGCACGGGCGCGCAGGCCGCGCCCGCGCCGGTCGTGGGCACGGTGGGGGCGTGCGGGACGAACACCACCGACTCGGCGTACGACGTCTTCTGGCGCGCGGACGAGCCCGCCGCCGGGCAGGCGCTCGCGTCCACCGCGATCACTCTGGCGAACGCGCGAAGCACCGCCGTGCTCGGCACCGGCGCACGCGTGGGCGCGCAGCTCCCGGCGGGCGCGAACGTGGTGCACGCCCAGCTCTATTGGGCGGCGACGCTCGTGGCCGGCCCGCCGCGCCCCACCGTGACGCTGGAGCGGCCCGGCGCGTTCGTGGCGACGGTGACCGCACAGGACTCGCTGACGGTGGCGGCCGGCGGAAACGTGTATTATCAGAATACAGCGAACGTCACGTCCGTGGTGCGCCAGTTCGGCACCGGCGCGTACCGCGTGGCGGGGTTCGACTCGCAGCCCGTCGTCGACCAGACCATCAACGACGCCTTCGCGGCGTGGACGCTGGTCGTCGTCTACGACCGCCCCGCCGACCCCGTCCGCAACGTCACCCTGTTCGACGGCCTCGACTTCGTGGAGCTCGGGGGGTCGGCGCAGGTGAACATCTCGGGGTTCCTGGTGCCCACGATGGGCTTTGACGCGAAGCTCGGCGTCGTGGCTTACGAGGGAGACGACGGCGGGCTCGGCGACTCCCTCGCTTTCAAGGCGCGCAGCGCCCCGCTGCCCACCCTGCTCGGGAACGCCCTGAACCCGACGACGAACTTCTTCAACGGCACCCGCTCCGTGTTCGGCCTGCCCGTGAGCCTCGCGGGTGACCTGCCCCAGCAGACCGGCACCGCGCGCAGCATGAGCGGGTACGATCTCGACATCGTCGACATCACGTCGCTCGTACGCGCGGGCGACGACGCGGCCACGATCACCGCGACCTCGACGAACGACAAGTACGCCATCGGCGCGCTCGTCACGTCGGTCTCCACGCTCGCCCCGGACCTCACGACCTCGGTGAAGACCGCGCGGCCGATCTTGGCGAGGCCGGGCGGCGCGATCTTCGTGGGCGACACGATCGAGTTCACCCTCTCGGTGACCAACAGCGGAAACGACGACGCGGTCGGCGTCGTGCTCACCGACGTCGTGCCTGCCGGCTTTACCTACGTGCCAGGGTCCAGCGAGGTGGTGAGCGGCCCGAACCTGGGCGTGAAGACTGACCGAAAAGACCTCGATTCGATCGACTTCGACGACGCGACCCGCACTCTCACGGCCTACCTCGGCGTGGGCGCCGACGGCACGCGCGGCGGCACCCTCGCCGCGGGCGCCGAGACGCGGATCCGCTTTCGCGCCACGATCGGCGCCGGCGCGGGCGGCACCATCCTCGTGAACCAGGGGTCGGTCTCGGCCGCCGGCGGGCGCGGCTCGCCGCGCGACACGTGGGCGACCGACTCGGGCGACGGCGGCTTCCCCGAGCCCACCCCCGTGCCCGTCGACACGTGCGCCGTCGACGCCGACTGCCCCGGCACGCGCTGCGGCCGCGTTCATCCGTACGCGTGCGAGGTGTGCAACGGCGAGCTCGGCTCCGGCGCGTCGCAGGCCTGCATCGACGCGACGAGGCCCGCCTGCAACACCGCGGGCCCGGCGACGGGCAAGTGCACCGAGTGCACGCAGGTGAACGTGACCCGGTGCAACACGCCGGCCGCGCCGACCTGCAATACGGTGGCCGGGACCTGCGCTGGCTGCCTCGTCGACTACGGCGCCGGCGCGAGCCGCGCGTGCCCCACCCCCGCGCTCCCCGTGTGCCTCGTCGGCGGCGCCGACGCGGGGCGCTGCGTGGAATGTGCATCCTACACACAGTGCCCGGGCGCGAAGCCGGTGTGCGCCGGCAACGCCTGCGCGACCTGCACGGTCGACTTCGGGGCGGTCGGCGCGCGCCCCTGCCCGACGACGAACCAGCCCTATTGCACCGCGGCGGGTGCCTGCGCGAAGTGCACGAGCAACGCCGACTGCGTCGGGCGGCCGGGCGGGATCTGCAACCTCACCACCGGCGCGTGCGGCGCGGTCTGCACGACCGACGCCGACTGCACCTCGGCCGAGTGGTGCGCCGCGGGTACGTGCACGCCGAAGACCCCGAACGACCAGCCACTGCCGAACGTCGCGCCGATCTCGGGCGACTGCACGCCGCAGAACGGCCGGCGTGCGTGCGTCTCCGCTGCGTGCTTCGAACCCGACGATCGCTGCGGCCTCCCCAATGGAGAGCTCTGCGGTCCGCCCGCCGCCGACGCGGTGTGCCGGAGCGCAGTGTGCTTCCAGCCGGATCAGCGCTGCGGCCTGCCGAAGGGCGAGCCGTGCACGAAGGCTGTCGTGTGCCGGAGCGCCATCTGCGCGGCCGACGGGCGGTGCGGCGAGTGCAAGAGCGACGCCGACTGCGGCGCCGAGACGAGCGGCCGCGTCTGCGACGACGGCACCTCGCTCTGCCGAGCGGGGTGCCGCGGCCGCGGTGGGAACCGCTGCGCCGGGGCGCTGATCTGCACGTCCACGACGGAGGCCATCGGCTCGTGCGGGGAGGCCCCGCGCGACGCCGGCCCGCCGGACGCCGCCGACGCGGCCCCAGCCCCCGTCGACGCGGCCCCCCCGCCCGCGCCGTCCGCGCCGCCGCCTCGCGCCACCCCCGAGCCCGAGCCCGACGGTGTGGCGCTCGAGGGCGGCGGGTGCACCTGCGACACCTCGCACGCCAGCACCTCTTCGGCGGGCGCGCTCGCATCTCTCGCCCTCGGGGTGATGCTGCTCGCGTCGCGTCGCAAGCGAAGCTGA
- a CDS encoding FHA domain-containing protein has protein sequence MDQADEPTSAQRPSSAPPPRPGHRHALLVIHSPTGETLGQRLEVNGSVVLGRHGGGPTDACDDRTLSRAHARLVADESGLVAHDLGSANGTFVNGERIDRSISAALCPGDVLELGELALLVDPAAAPAEATPRKGLIVRSAATAAHLEALDRAAAGQQHVFVYGPAGAGKTAAALELHRASQRQRRGAPVFAYCDRPGELAGLLAELVAGEGRFNEASTLVLESLDSTAPDELQRLPAVCGLSRERGVRVVMCSRTSPIDLVTEHEGLSRVVAGAFALEVPGLEARREEIPWLVRHFFEPFGASAPDLPRAFVSELVRGAPAAVDPASFEQSLLAHAMGRADFPGEIRGLYTQLDAGVGLVAVGQELRDSRRAAADEAESMPPRRAVLVARDGTFVQAGRERAHLRGRRALRSALERLVANAETTPWESVPVQELFDLGWSTPSPDPVAAASRVYLALATLRRVGLAGHVERTAAGYRLMHSRELRVVDGAASEPPAAG, from the coding sequence ATGGACCAAGCCGACGAGCCCACGTCCGCGCAGCGCCCCTCGTCCGCGCCGCCCCCGCGGCCCGGTCACCGGCACGCGCTGCTCGTGATCCACAGCCCGACCGGCGAGACGCTCGGCCAGCGGCTGGAGGTGAACGGCTCGGTCGTGCTCGGGCGCCACGGGGGAGGCCCCACCGACGCGTGCGACGACCGCACGCTCTCGCGCGCGCACGCGCGGCTCGTGGCCGACGAAAGCGGTCTCGTGGCCCACGATCTGGGCAGCGCGAACGGCACCTTCGTGAACGGCGAGCGCATCGACCGGTCGATCTCAGCCGCGCTCTGCCCGGGAGACGTGCTCGAGCTCGGGGAGCTGGCGCTCCTCGTCGACCCCGCAGCGGCGCCGGCGGAGGCCACCCCACGGAAGGGCCTGATCGTGCGCTCCGCGGCGACGGCCGCGCACCTCGAGGCCCTGGATCGGGCTGCGGCCGGCCAGCAGCACGTCTTCGTGTACGGACCGGCCGGCGCCGGGAAGACCGCGGCCGCCCTGGAGCTCCACCGAGCGTCGCAGCGCCAGCGGCGCGGCGCGCCCGTGTTCGCCTACTGCGACCGGCCCGGTGAGCTCGCGGGCCTCCTCGCCGAGCTCGTCGCCGGCGAGGGGCGCTTCAACGAGGCGTCCACGCTGGTGCTCGAGTCGCTCGATTCGACCGCCCCGGACGAGCTGCAGAGGCTCCCCGCGGTGTGCGGCCTGTCTCGCGAGCGCGGAGTGCGCGTGGTGATGTGCTCGCGCACTTCTCCCATCGACCTCGTCACGGAGCACGAAGGCCTCTCGCGCGTGGTGGCGGGGGCGTTCGCGCTCGAGGTGCCCGGCCTGGAGGCGCGCCGCGAGGAGATCCCGTGGCTCGTGCGGCATTTCTTCGAGCCGTTCGGGGCGAGCGCGCCTGACCTGCCGCGGGCGTTCGTCTCCGAGCTCGTGCGCGGCGCGCCGGCGGCCGTCGACCCCGCGTCGTTCGAGCAGTCGCTACTTGCCCACGCCATGGGCCGCGCAGACTTCCCCGGCGAAATACGTGGACTCTACACGCAACTGGACGCCGGCGTCGGGCTGGTCGCCGTGGGCCAGGAGCTCCGCGACTCCCGACGCGCGGCCGCCGACGAGGCGGAGTCGATGCCGCCGCGTCGAGCGGTCCTCGTGGCGCGCGACGGCACCTTCGTCCAGGCGGGCCGCGAGCGCGCGCACCTGCGGGGTCGGCGGGCGCTGCGCAGCGCGCTCGAGCGCCTGGTCGCCAACGCCGAGACGACGCCGTGGGAGTCCGTGCCCGTGCAGGAGCTGTTCGACCTTGGCTGGTCGACCCCGAGCCCAGATCCGGTCGCCGCGGCTTCCCGCGTGTACCTCGCGCTCGCCACCTTGCGGCGCGTAGGCCTGGCGGGGCACGTCGAGCGCACCGCGGCGGGGTACCGCCTCATGCACTCGCGCGAGCTGCGCGTGGTCGACGGCGCCGCGAGCGAGCCCCCGGCGGCCGGATGA
- a CDS encoding peptidylprolyl isomerase codes for MAVGHPLAAKVATEACASPNVTMRERAEKALRSLGQARACPGRPGASAGDAGVAGATVSAVRSAAGAAGEAGEAGGHVAVAAEGVTVTLVFEAGEIVLRLEPELSPVTVAHVAALARAGFYKGIVAHRVVPGFVLQFGDPDGDGYGGAGVPLRCETSPAPFAALDVGMALAGRDTGSSQLFITLSRTPHLDGEYTRIGRAAGAVDGVAEGDVVIDARVSGP; via the coding sequence GTGGCCGTCGGCCACCCTCTCGCGGCGAAGGTCGCGACCGAGGCGTGCGCGTCGCCGAACGTGACCATGCGCGAGCGTGCGGAGAAGGCGCTCCGCTCGCTCGGGCAAGCACGGGCATGCCCCGGGCGGCCGGGCGCGTCGGCCGGTGATGCGGGCGTCGCGGGCGCCACCGTGAGCGCCGTGAGATCGGCCGCCGGCGCCGCCGGTGAGGCCGGTGAGGCTGGCGGGCACGTGGCCGTAGCCGCCGAGGGGGTCACCGTGACCCTGGTGTTCGAAGCGGGCGAGATCGTCCTGCGCCTCGAGCCGGAGCTCTCTCCGGTGACGGTGGCGCATGTCGCCGCCCTCGCGCGGGCCGGGTTCTACAAGGGCATCGTGGCCCACCGCGTCGTGCCAGGCTTCGTCCTGCAGTTCGGCGATCCCGACGGAGACGGCTACGGCGGCGCCGGTGTGCCGCTGCGCTGCGAGACCTCCCCAGCGCCGTTCGCCGCGCTTGACGTCGGCATGGCGCTGGCGGGACGAGACACGGGCTCGAGCCAGCTCTTCATCACGCTGTCGCGAACGCCGCACCTCGACGGCGAGTACACGAGGATTGGGCGCGCGGCGGGCGCGGTGGACGGTGTCGCGGAGGGCGACGTCGTGATCGACGCGCGCGTGTCGGGGCCGTGA
- a CDS encoding YdcF family protein, whose product MGTSVSASSPSPATAFVVLGCRPETPVLAGAALRRVEACARAFLASAGLDDFVVCAGGRAWSERVEADAFAEELVARGIPRARVVRERCSMTTGENARFVAGLLARRGITRVRLVTCAWHMPRAAGHFWRQGLTVVEEPAAAPGGALLRAARDARERAAVWLDGRLA is encoded by the coding sequence GTGGGCACGTCCGTCTCCGCCTCCTCGCCGTCGCCGGCGACCGCCTTTGTCGTGCTCGGCTGCAGGCCCGAGACCCCGGTCCTCGCGGGCGCTGCGCTCCGGCGGGTGGAGGCGTGCGCGCGGGCGTTCCTCGCGAGCGCCGGGCTCGACGATTTCGTCGTGTGCGCGGGCGGCCGTGCGTGGAGCGAGCGGGTCGAGGCCGACGCCTTCGCGGAGGAGCTCGTGGCGCGCGGAATCCCTCGCGCGCGCGTCGTCCGCGAGCGCTGCTCCATGACCACCGGTGAGAACGCGCGCTTCGTGGCCGGGCTGCTCGCCCGTCGCGGCATCACGCGCGTCCGGCTCGTCACGTGCGCGTGGCACATGCCCCGCGCCGCAGGACATTTCTGGCGCCAGGGCCTGACGGTCGTCGAGGAGCCCGCGGCCGCGCCCGGCGGAGCGCTGCTCCGGGCGGCGCGCGACGCCCGCGAGCGCGCGGCCGTGTGGCTCGACGGGCGGCTCGCATGA
- a CDS encoding MBL fold metallo-hydrolase, whose amino-acid sequence MLVTFWGVRGSVPVPGADTLAFGGNTSCLEVRAGRALLIFDAGTGLRMLGRKLVHEGPIDAHLFFSHVHWDHIQGFPFFEPAFIAGNTITLYGGSHVSRTLEETLAGQMHRPHFPVHLEDLDATMRFVEIADDRVVMLDDGAGGHVEVRATRGNHPDGVWAFRVDHGGASVMYATDTEPDASIDADLVRLAGGVDVLVCDAQYTPEEYAGTVGHGGSKVGWGHSTFVAATELARVAGAKRLLLFHHDPAQSDADVREKERRARELFAAAHAAYEGLTIDLARDLAREPEPPG is encoded by the coding sequence ATGTTAGTGACGTTCTGGGGCGTTCGAGGCAGCGTTCCCGTCCCTGGTGCCGACACGCTCGCGTTCGGTGGAAACACGAGCTGCCTCGAGGTCCGCGCGGGCCGCGCCCTGCTCATTTTTGACGCCGGGACGGGCCTTCGCATGCTGGGCCGGAAGCTCGTCCACGAGGGGCCGATCGACGCCCACCTGTTCTTCAGCCACGTCCACTGGGACCACATTCAAGGGTTTCCGTTCTTCGAGCCGGCCTTCATCGCGGGCAACACCATCACCCTCTACGGCGGCAGCCACGTGAGCCGCACCCTGGAGGAGACCCTGGCCGGTCAGATGCACCGCCCGCACTTCCCCGTTCACCTGGAGGACCTCGACGCGACCATGCGGTTCGTCGAGATCGCAGACGACCGGGTGGTCATGCTCGACGACGGCGCCGGCGGCCACGTGGAGGTGCGCGCGACCCGCGGCAACCACCCGGACGGGGTGTGGGCGTTCCGCGTCGATCACGGCGGCGCGAGCGTGATGTACGCGACCGACACCGAGCCCGACGCGAGCATCGACGCCGACCTCGTCCGCCTCGCAGGCGGGGTCGACGTCCTCGTGTGCGACGCGCAATACACCCCCGAGGAGTACGCCGGGACGGTCGGCCATGGGGGCTCGAAGGTCGGCTGGGGCCACAGCACGTTCGTCGCAGCGACCGAGCTCGCGCGGGTGGCGGGAGCCAAGCGGCTCCTCCTGTTTCACCACGATCCGGCCCAGAGCGACGCCGACGTGCGCGAGAAGGAGCGCCGCGCGCGCGAGCTCTTCGCGGCCGCCCACGCGGCGTACGAAGGGCTCACCATCGACCTGGCGCGCGACCTGGCGCGGGAGCCCGAGCCCCCGGGATAG
- a CDS encoding acetate/propionate family kinase, with translation MTILVLNAGSSSLKARLLDPSTGESLHDAKIERVGEGGTTHESAVAAVLAAALERAKDKPLTAVAHRVVHGGLDLTSATLIDDAVERTIEACVPLAPLHNPANLAGIRAARRALPALPHVAVFDTAFHARMPRRAHTYAIDPELAARHGIRRFGFHGTSHAYVAELAAAHLKRPLNELRLVTLHLGNGASACAVELGHSTETSMGMTPLEGLVMGTRCGDLDPGAILALLAAGWDHGRLERCLNRESGLAGLSGISNDLRDIERLADAGNDRCRLAITVFSHRVRKYVGAYAASMGGLDAVVLTGGIGENSASMRQRILQRFEFLGLVLDEDRNAEARPTSAAPTALITAANSRVAALAVKTDEELSMARQAAQLLRALVERAPAPPIPIAVSARHLHLDAATFAELFGADATPTKKRDISQPGQYACEETVNLHGPRGRIDAVRLLGPLRSRNQIEISRTDEFKLGVDAPIRDSGKTEGSAQITVEGPKGKVTLAEGLICAKRHIHMSPADAELRGVADGDEVEVEVTGGPRRLTFGDVLVRVSPKFVLEMHIDTDEANAAEIDPGARGELVYAAAGEVHGTMRPRHVKRPEG, from the coding sequence ATGACGATCCTGGTCCTGAACGCCGGCTCCTCCTCCCTCAAGGCGCGCCTCCTCGACCCCTCCACCGGGGAGAGCCTGCACGACGCGAAGATCGAGCGCGTCGGTGAGGGCGGCACCACGCACGAGTCGGCGGTCGCCGCGGTCCTGGCGGCGGCGCTCGAGCGCGCGAAGGACAAACCCCTCACAGCCGTCGCGCACCGCGTGGTGCACGGGGGCCTCGACCTCACGAGCGCCACGCTCATCGACGACGCCGTCGAGCGCACGATCGAGGCGTGCGTGCCCCTCGCGCCGCTCCACAACCCCGCGAACCTCGCAGGCATCCGGGCGGCGCGGCGCGCGCTCCCCGCGCTGCCGCACGTCGCAGTGTTCGACACCGCGTTCCACGCGCGGATGCCGCGGCGTGCGCACACCTACGCGATCGATCCGGAGCTCGCCGCGCGCCATGGCATCCGCCGCTTCGGCTTCCACGGCACATCGCACGCCTACGTCGCCGAGCTCGCCGCCGCGCATCTGAAGCGTCCTCTGAACGAGCTGCGCCTCGTGACGCTGCACCTCGGCAACGGCGCGAGCGCGTGCGCCGTCGAGCTCGGCCACTCGACCGAGACGAGCATGGGCATGACCCCGCTCGAGGGCCTCGTCATGGGCACGCGCTGCGGCGATCTCGACCCCGGCGCGATCCTGGCGCTCCTCGCGGCCGGGTGGGACCACGGGCGCCTCGAGCGCTGCCTGAACCGCGAGAGCGGGCTCGCGGGACTGTCTGGAATATCGAATGATCTTAGGGACATCGAGCGCCTTGCGGACGCGGGAAACGACCGCTGCCGCCTCGCGATCACCGTGTTCTCGCACCGCGTGCGCAAGTACGTAGGCGCCTACGCGGCGTCGATGGGTGGGCTCGACGCGGTCGTGCTCACGGGGGGCATTGGCGAGAACAGCGCGAGCATGCGCCAGCGCATCCTTCAGCGGTTCGAGTTTCTGGGGCTCGTGCTCGACGAGGACCGGAACGCCGAGGCGCGGCCCACCTCTGCCGCGCCCACCGCGCTCATCACCGCCGCCAACTCGCGGGTCGCCGCGCTCGCCGTGAAGACCGACGAGGAGCTCTCAATGGCGCGGCAGGCCGCCCAGCTCCTTCGCGCTCTCGTGGAGCGCGCGCCGGCCCCGCCCATCCCCATCGCCGTGAGCGCCCGGCACCTCCACCTCGACGCCGCGACCTTCGCCGAGCTCTTCGGCGCCGACGCCACGCCCACCAAGAAGCGCGACATCTCGCAGCCTGGGCAGTACGCCTGCGAGGAGACCGTGAACCTTCACGGGCCTCGCGGGCGCATCGACGCCGTGCGGCTGCTCGGGCCGCTCCGCTCGCGAAACCAGATCGAGATCTCACGCACCGACGAGTTCAAGCTCGGCGTCGACGCGCCGATCCGCGACTCCGGCAAGACCGAGGGCTCCGCCCAGATCACCGTCGAGGGACCGAAGGGGAAGGTCACGCTCGCCGAGGGTCTCATCTGCGCGAAGCGCCACATCCACATGTCGCCGGCCGACGCTGAGCTCCGCGGAGTGGCCGACGGCGACGAGGTGGAGGTCGAGGTCACCGGCGGTCCGCGGCGGCTCACGTTCGGAGACGTGCTCGTGCGCGTGAGCCCGAAGTTCGTGCTCGAGATGCACATCGACACCGACGAGGCGAACGCCGCCGAGATCGACCCCGGCGCGCGCGGCGAGCTCGTCTACGCGGCCGCAGGGGAGGTCCACGGCACCATGCGGCCACGCCACGTGAAGCGCCCCGAGGGCTGA
- a CDS encoding CoA pyrophosphatase, translated as MESLETIVAMLAARLERHDHVDPADPAPRAAVAAILRQEPTGTEVLFIERAEHPRDPWSGHVAFPGGRRDPTDASLLATVVRETREELGLELGRAELVARLPDVPAPRTSRTRPSLVVTPFVFALREAAELTPSAAEVADTLWVPLDAFVRGHGKGTFRFTWEGREHEVPCFRLAPRDRVLWGMTYRMLGTLFEALDSPID; from the coding sequence ATGGAGAGCCTCGAGACGATCGTCGCGATGCTCGCCGCGCGCCTCGAGCGACACGATCACGTCGACCCCGCGGACCCCGCGCCGCGGGCCGCCGTGGCGGCCATTCTTCGGCAGGAGCCGACCGGGACCGAGGTGCTGTTCATCGAGCGGGCCGAGCACCCGCGCGATCCGTGGTCGGGGCACGTGGCGTTCCCCGGCGGCCGCAGAGACCCCACCGACGCCTCCTTGCTCGCGACGGTGGTGCGTGAGACCCGCGAAGAGCTGGGGCTCGAGCTCGGGCGCGCGGAGCTCGTCGCCCGGCTGCCCGACGTCCCCGCGCCTCGCACGAGCCGCACGAGGCCGAGCCTCGTGGTGACGCCGTTCGTGTTCGCGCTGCGCGAAGCCGCCGAGCTCACGCCGAGCGCGGCCGAGGTGGCCGACACGCTCTGGGTGCCGCTCGACGCGTTCGTGCGCGGTCACGGCAAGGGCACCTTCCGCTTCACGTGGGAGGGCCGCGAGCACGAGGTGCCTTGCTTCCGCCTCGCCCCCCGCGACCGGGTGCTCTGGGGCATGACCTACCGCATGCTCGGCACCCTCTTCGAGGCCCTCGACTCCCCCATCGACTGA